The following is a genomic window from Pseudomonadota bacterium.
GCAGATGTCGGGCATACAAGCCAGACGCTGCATCTTAGTGCAAAATGGTTAGGGCTTGGCAGCTTTACCACATGTGCTACAAGAGATGAGATATTCGAGGAATATCTGGGGCTAGACCGTTTAGTTGAGCCTGTTATGATGGTAAACGGCATAGGACATATTGAAAAGGATGTATTGTCACATGAAAGACCAAGAAGTGAAACAGTCTCTGAATGACGATAATTATATGTTGTTCCCCGATGAAAGAGAGGGTGAAAAGACTAACAATGCAGATGTAGCTTTAGAAGAGGTAACTCCTCTAAAAAGCCTTATCGGTAACATGAACGAGGCGGACTTCTTTTCTGATATCTGGGAAAAAAAATATAAGACGGTTAATAAGTCCTTTGATTTTGCCAAGCTGTTCGATATCGGGCATCTGGGACAAATGCTCTGCGTGCCAAGACCCGAGATAAAAGCCAATATAACCATGGGAAAAATGGTTGATGGCGAATATCACGGAGTGGTGGTATCGCTTGAGGACGGCAGTGCCGATATGTATGAGATATACAGGTTATGGGCAGAAGGTTACTCGTTGATAGTTCCGGAGCTGCATAGAAGGTGGGAGCCGATAGTTGAATTTACGAACAAACTCTCCGAACAATTTGGTTTTAAGGTGGAAGCTAATTTATACTATACTCCGTCTAATGCTGTTGCATTCCCTGCACACTATGATACGCATGACATCTTTGTGGTGCAGATATCAGGTGAAAAAAAATGGTATCTTTATAAATCAAGAACTAAACTTCCTTTGAAAAGTCAGCGTTATGATATTGAAGATATTAATTTAAAAAAAGACCTTGCGGCTAAAAAGAGTCAAGTAATCCTTAAAACCGGTGAAGTTATGTATTTACCGAGGGGACAAGTACATTCTGCCGAGTCCGGTAGTTCGCCTTCGATGCACCTGTCGATAGGGATACATTCCGTCAGGTGGCTGGACATATTAAATGAAATAGTAGGGCATCATGCCGCTTCCTCATTGTTCTTGCGTAGTGCGGTATCTCAAGAATGCATAAAGAACGGTATTAACAAGGAAACGATAACCAAAATTACGGATATCATTGCCGATACTCCTAAAAACTGGCAGAAAATATTAGAAGAGCTTACTTATAAAACATAATAAAGTAAGCTCTTTTCGGCTATTAAAACCTAGTTCTACCTTTTTTATTAGAGTATTTTTGTGCAAATGATTCTTCAGATGAATGAGAGCCGGAGTCATCGCTCGGTGCGTATTCGCTACCGCTTTCATTTTTGGCAGATGCTTTAGAATTGGCACTTTGCCGAACCTGTTGAGCAAAAGAAGCAGTCGGTTTTTGCTCCTCTCTTTCACGTTTTCGGGAAGTTTCGGTACTATCTGTACGTTGTTGGGTAGCTTGCTCAACATGGAAAGTGTCAATTGTTGTTTTTCTTTTTCCGGAAGCAGGATATTTGTCTCTCAAGAATTGTCCGGCTTTATTATATATTAAGCTCAGGTCTTTTTTATCTGTTAAATTTAACTCTTTCCATTCTTTATTGCCTAGGGTTGTTTCTTTTTTAAACCCTGCTATCTGACCGCCATCTAACATTTCCTGTAATGCTTGGTATAATACCGTTCTTTTGGGTGATTTTTTGGCGGTTAAATATTTTTCTGCGTATTTATCCAGACTGTCACGAAAACGTACATTAGCCGGATTGTCGTTTACTCTTCCCCCACGACCAAATAGAACATACTGAGAATCATCTTTTTCGCCTGAAGTTTGAGGTTTTTGTAATACTGGAAGGCTAGACACCCTCATGTCGTTTTTGTTTATAGCAGGTTTTTCTTCTGTCGAAGTTCCCCTATCTCTTTTTGTAGTAGCTGCCGAGTTTTGAACGTATATGTTATTATTATCGCCATAGAAATTCATGGTTACCTGTTGCTGTGCTGCGTCAAGTGGTTTTCTATTTTGCGTATTGTCGGTTTTTATTGTGGCATCATCATCAATTTCCGTGGCGGTGGCTACATATGCTGCCGGTTGTGTATTTGTTTGTGATGCGGATTGGTTTTTTACGACCATACGATCAATTAATTCGTTTGCAGCAACTATTAAGACAGGTGAGATGTTAGGGTCGTTCTGTCTTTCGGCAACCCGGTTCGTATCGTTTCGTGCTTGCTCTTGTATCTCGTAATCACTTTTTGAGGAAGTAATTTTTTGAGCTAGCCTGTATATTTGGCGGACATATCTTCTTGAAATTTCGTATTGTTGTCTTAACTCATCAGGAGCCGCTCTCGTTCTTGATGCTTCACGATTTATAACGTCATTATATTGTTGGGTAAATTCAGGTGAGAATTTAGATTTGCTTGACCATTCTCTTGTATTAATACCATATAAGCCGACTATTCCCGCATCATCAAGTGCGTTTTTTATTTTTGCCGTTGCATTGTATCGCACCTTACTATTAACAAAAGTATCATAAGTTTGTGATGAATCTATAGCCGGTACCGATGCAACAGATGTATCTGCCATCGGTTTTTGACCTATCATAACACCGTCCACATCATCCCACAAAATCGGGTTATGCTCATCTATTGAGGACGTTACCGGTCTTCTAGTATATACTGAAAATGCCGAACCGGCATTATTTGATAAAGGTTGATTGCTTCGAGCAGGTTGTGCGGTTACGGCTTTTTGTTGGTTTTGATACTGCTCTAAAGGACCAAGTTGAGTATCATTTTCTATCCAGTCAATATTTATACTATCAAACTTATCAATTGAATAAGCCTCTTGTTTACTATCCTGATGCTCTTTTGTCATAATATAACTCCCAATATTGTTGTGCCGTTCTTTTTTGTCACGGCAATATAGCAGAATATTACAAAACTTGAAAGTATTTATTAATTTTTTAATAAAGCATTAGTTTATATCGTTAGCTTTTAGCTTTTTGATATTATTGCCGTGTATATAAAGTAGTGCCAATGCACTTGAGGCTTTTCTTGCAAGTTCTCCGCTTGAACGGCTGGTCAATATTATAGGAACCTTTGCGCCCATTACTACGCCGGCTACCGATGCACCTGAAAATAATGTAAGCTGTTTCAATAAT
Proteins encoded in this region:
- a CDS encoding cupin domain-containing protein — encoded protein: MKDQEVKQSLNDDNYMLFPDEREGEKTNNADVALEEVTPLKSLIGNMNEADFFSDIWEKKYKTVNKSFDFAKLFDIGHLGQMLCVPRPEIKANITMGKMVDGEYHGVVVSLEDGSADMYEIYRLWAEGYSLIVPELHRRWEPIVEFTNKLSEQFGFKVEANLYYTPSNAVAFPAHYDTHDIFVVQISGEKKWYLYKSRTKLPLKSQRYDIEDINLKKDLAAKKSQVILKTGEVMYLPRGQVHSAESGSSPSMHLSIGIHSVRWLDILNEIVGHHAASSLFLRSAVSQECIKNGINKETITKITDIIADTPKNWQKILEELTYKT